From Saccharothrix espanaensis DSM 44229, the proteins below share one genomic window:
- a CDS encoding PucR family transcriptional regulator, translating to MSLRQVLIALGDPLVEIQVAPHGLEVDVHDVVILDPDDVPDVRPGDLALVVGARGRAALSLVRAAGQGGAAAVAVKVDAPAPMLRQAAADAGVALLAVRPEVRWEHLESLVRGVVSSARLTADAGAGEVLGDLFALAQTIAALTGGIVSIEDTASRVLAYSRSSDEVDELRRLSILGRQGPEPYLKMLREWGVYQRLRSGEEVVRIEERPELGIRRRIAVGIHAGSQPLGTIWVQEGTTPLTGQSERALLGAARVTALHLVQQREPAAAFRENLLASLLAGRMDAASVAGQIGADPDKPAAVVVFALRGQESADRTQHELRHTEMTGLISVHAAAYRRSALVSRSAGRTYVLLPDLPPTAPLLALTKEIVATARKHMGLRVQGAIGSTVSTVDEVMVSRNEADRVLDAMARDLDADVATLADVRSRVLVSETLALLADHPRIRDPRLAALDPELARSLLAYLDAFGDVRTAAGVLHVHPNTLRYRVRRAAELGGFDLQDPLLRVFAQLQLRLP from the coding sequence GTGAGCCTGCGGCAGGTGCTGATCGCTCTCGGTGACCCCCTGGTGGAGATCCAGGTCGCCCCGCACGGCCTGGAGGTCGACGTCCACGACGTGGTGATCCTCGACCCGGACGACGTGCCCGACGTGCGGCCCGGTGATCTCGCACTGGTCGTCGGTGCTCGCGGACGTGCGGCGTTGTCGCTGGTCAGGGCGGCTGGGCAGGGCGGTGCGGCGGCGGTGGCGGTGAAGGTCGACGCGCCCGCCCCGATGCTGCGCCAAGCCGCGGCGGACGCGGGCGTGGCCCTGCTCGCGGTCCGCCCCGAAGTGCGCTGGGAACACTTGGAGTCACTGGTCCGGGGCGTGGTCAGCAGTGCCCGGCTGACCGCCGACGCGGGCGCGGGCGAGGTGCTCGGCGACCTGTTCGCGCTGGCCCAGACGATCGCCGCGCTGACCGGCGGGATCGTCAGCATCGAGGACACCGCGAGCCGGGTGCTCGCCTACTCCCGGTCGTCGGACGAGGTCGACGAGCTGCGCCGGCTGTCGATCCTGGGCCGGCAGGGGCCCGAGCCGTACCTGAAGATGCTCCGCGAGTGGGGCGTCTACCAGCGGCTGCGCTCCGGCGAGGAGGTCGTCCGGATCGAGGAGCGGCCCGAGCTCGGCATCCGGCGGCGGATCGCGGTCGGGATCCACGCGGGCAGCCAGCCGCTGGGCACGATCTGGGTGCAGGAGGGCACGACCCCGCTGACCGGGCAGTCCGAGCGGGCGCTGCTGGGCGCCGCCCGGGTGACCGCGCTGCACCTGGTGCAGCAGCGCGAGCCGGCCGCCGCGTTCCGGGAGAACCTGCTGGCGTCGTTGCTGGCCGGCCGGATGGACGCCGCGTCGGTCGCCGGCCAGATCGGCGCGGACCCGGACAAGCCCGCCGCCGTCGTCGTGTTCGCCCTGCGCGGCCAGGAGAGCGCGGACCGCACCCAGCACGAGCTGCGGCACACCGAGATGACCGGGCTGATCTCGGTGCACGCGGCGGCCTACCGGCGCAGCGCGCTGGTGAGCCGGTCGGCCGGGCGCACCTACGTGCTGCTGCCCGACCTGCCGCCGACCGCGCCGCTGTTGGCCCTGACCAAGGAGATCGTGGCCACCGCGCGCAAGCACATGGGCCTGCGGGTGCAGGGCGCGATCGGCTCCACGGTGTCCACCGTGGACGAGGTGATGGTCTCGCGCAACGAGGCCGACCGGGTGCTCGACGCGATGGCGCGCGACCTCGACGCGGACGTCGCCACGCTCGCCGACGTCCGGTCGCGGGTGCTGGTCAGCGAGACCCTGGCGCTGCTCGCCGACCACCCCCGGATCCGCGATCCCCGGCTCGCCGCCCTCGACCCGGAACTGGCCCGTTCCCTTTTGGCGTACTTGGACGCGTTCGGTGACGTGCGCACCGCGGCCGGTGTCCTGCACGTCCACCCGAACACCCTGCGCTACCGGGTCCGCCGGGCCGCTGAGCTCGGTGGTTTCGACCTCCAGGACCCACTGCTCCGGGTGTTCGCACAGTTGCAACTAAGGCTGCCCTGA
- a CDS encoding YidC/Oxa1 family membrane protein insertase, producing the protein MFYDLGSALAGVATPALAIVAFTALVRLLMHPLSRAAVRGEKARAALAPEMRVIQEKYRKDPRKLQEKTLELYRGNGTSMFAGCLPTLVQAPFFMVMYRLVSTPNPLLDGTLFGTSLGTHWFGVYEHNAVFLTLFAVLTAVAFATSRRQAAVAARTGGPQPPFAKVLRLLPFGTVVISAVLPLAAGIYLLTTTTWTLMERAYLYRAVQLPPRAGTPARSRRT; encoded by the coding sequence TTGTTCTACGACCTGGGCTCAGCCCTGGCCGGCGTCGCCACGCCCGCCCTGGCCATCGTCGCGTTCACCGCGCTCGTCCGACTGCTCATGCACCCGCTCAGCCGTGCCGCCGTGCGCGGCGAGAAAGCCCGCGCCGCGCTCGCCCCGGAGATGCGGGTGATCCAGGAGAAGTACCGGAAAGACCCCCGCAAGCTCCAAGAGAAGACCTTGGAGCTGTACCGGGGCAACGGCACCTCGATGTTCGCGGGCTGCCTGCCCACCCTCGTCCAGGCGCCGTTCTTCATGGTGATGTACCGCCTGGTCAGCACGCCGAACCCGCTGCTGGACGGCACCCTGTTCGGCACCTCGCTGGGCACGCACTGGTTCGGCGTGTACGAGCACAACGCGGTCTTCCTGACTTTGTTCGCGGTGCTGACCGCGGTCGCGTTCGCGACGTCGCGCCGGCAGGCGGCGGTCGCCGCGCGGACGGGCGGGCCGCAGCCGCCGTTCGCGAAGGTCCTGCGGCTGCTGCCGTTCGGCACGGTGGTCATCTCCGCCGTGCTGCCGCTGGCCGCCGGGATCTACCTGCTGACCACGACTACTTGGACGTTGATGGAGCGAGCCTATCTGTATCGCGCAGTTCAGCTCCCGCCTCGTGCAGGAACTCCAGCACGTAGCCGTAGGACCTGA
- a CDS encoding bifunctional 3'-5' exonuclease/DNA polymerase, giving the protein MLAALVSHAENAGRVRLLSDTGVPEGPVVETTDLAATVAGLERTRPRWLWPATAEVYPDLLARGVRVERCLDLHHVESLLLAHQGRHREPRELGAALARLRGLPVPPDHGPRKRDTQPTLFEPEREPLPGAEDPLAAVLAVHAEQQRVVADLPHADRLRLLFAAESASALAAAEMTHAGLPWRADVHEDLLVELLGPRPAAGARPSRLAELADRITAAFGGRAVNPDHPPGIVRAFGREGIEIPSARAWVLKDVDHPAVAPLLEYKELARLWVAHGWSWLDQWVSDGRFRADYVVGGVVSGRWATRGGAALQIPRTLRRAVLADPGWQLVAADASQLEPRVLAALSGDRRLTEVSGDDDLYTNLAADAFDGDRGRAKIAMLSAMYGGTSGEAGPLLAVLRRRFPDAVGYVEAAATAGEQGRLVRSRLGRTSPPPSEAWHETTGNADEGEDAARQGRRAAREWGRFTRNFVVQASAADWTAALLGALRRRLQQSAPEAHLVFFQHDEVLVHSPVEMADVVCAEITAAGVEASRLVFGDTPVHFPINATPVNSYADAK; this is encoded by the coding sequence ATGCTCGCCGCCCTGGTGTCGCACGCGGAGAACGCCGGACGGGTCCGGCTGCTCTCCGACACCGGCGTGCCCGAGGGGCCGGTGGTCGAGACGACCGACCTGGCCGCGACCGTGGCCGGGTTGGAGCGCACCCGCCCGCGCTGGCTGTGGCCCGCCACCGCCGAGGTCTACCCCGACCTGCTGGCCCGCGGCGTGCGGGTGGAGCGCTGCCTCGACCTGCACCACGTGGAGTCGCTGCTGCTCGCCCACCAGGGCCGGCACCGCGAGCCCCGGGAGCTGGGCGCGGCGCTGGCGCGGCTGCGCGGCCTGCCCGTGCCACCGGACCACGGCCCGCGCAAGCGCGACACCCAGCCGACCCTGTTCGAGCCGGAGCGCGAGCCGCTGCCCGGCGCGGAGGACCCGTTGGCGGCGGTGCTGGCCGTGCACGCCGAGCAGCAGCGCGTGGTGGCCGACCTGCCGCACGCCGACCGGTTGCGCCTGCTGTTCGCCGCCGAGTCGGCCAGTGCCCTGGCCGCCGCCGAGATGACCCACGCCGGGCTGCCGTGGCGGGCGGACGTGCACGAGGACCTGCTGGTCGAGCTGCTCGGGCCGCGGCCGGCCGCCGGTGCCCGGCCGAGCCGGCTGGCCGAGCTGGCCGACCGGATCACCGCGGCGTTCGGCGGCCGGGCGGTCAACCCGGACCACCCGCCGGGCATCGTGCGCGCGTTCGGCCGCGAGGGCATCGAGATCCCGTCCGCGCGGGCGTGGGTGCTCAAGGACGTGGACCACCCGGCCGTGGCACCGCTGCTGGAGTACAAGGAACTGGCCCGGCTGTGGGTCGCGCACGGTTGGTCGTGGCTGGACCAGTGGGTGTCCGATGGCCGGTTCCGGGCCGATTACGTGGTCGGCGGTGTCGTGTCGGGCCGGTGGGCGACCCGGGGCGGTGCCGCGTTGCAGATCCCGCGCACGCTGCGGCGCGCCGTGCTGGCCGACCCGGGCTGGCAGCTGGTGGCCGCCGACGCGTCCCAGCTCGAACCGCGCGTGCTGGCGGCGCTGTCCGGCGACCGCCGGCTGACCGAGGTCTCCGGCGACGACGACCTGTACACGAACCTGGCGGCGGACGCGTTCGACGGCGACCGGGGCCGGGCCAAGATCGCCATGCTGTCCGCGATGTACGGCGGCACCAGCGGCGAGGCGGGCCCCCTGCTGGCCGTCCTGCGCCGCCGCTTCCCGGACGCCGTCGGCTACGTCGAAGCCGCCGCGACGGCCGGCGAGCAGGGTCGGCTGGTCCGGTCCAGGCTGGGCCGCACCAGCCCGCCGCCGTCCGAGGCGTGGCACGAGACGACCGGCAACGCCGACGAGGGCGAGGACGCCGCCCGCCAGGGCCGCCGGGCCGCCCGCGAGTGGGGCCGCTTCACCCGCAACTTCGTGGTGCAGGCCAGCGCGGCCGACTGGACGGCGGCGTTGCTGGGCGCCCTGCGGCGGCGGTTGCAGCAGTCCGCGCCGGAGGCCCACCTGGTGTTCTTCCAGCACGACGAGGTCCTGGTGCACAGCCCGGTCGAGATGGCCGACGTGGTGTGCGCGGAGATCACCGCCGCCGGCGTCGAAGCCTCCCGGCTGGTCTTCGGCGACACCCCGGTGCACTTCCCGATCAACGCCACCCCCGTCAACAGCTACGCCGACGCCAAATGA
- a CDS encoding proline dehydrogenase family protein, producing the protein MLRSTLLAASRSGAIRGLVERTPLTRPVVKRFISGDDVDAAIATTGEVLADGRLVTLDHLGEDTRDAAQATGTVEAYLELLGRLQKAGYADRAEVSVKLSAVGQFLPVDGEKIALENARRICSAAGVVGTTVTLDMEDHTTTDSTLGILRELRVDFPWVGAVLQAYLKRTEQDCRDLAHAGSRVRLCKGAYQEPASVAFQDKAEVDLSYVRCLKVLMAGKGYPMVASHDPRLIAIAADLASERSKDSYEFQMLYGIRPEEQRRLAADGNRMRVYLPYGDEWYGYFMRRLAERPANVAFFLRAMLTKS; encoded by the coding sequence ATGCTCCGCTCCACACTGCTCGCCGCCTCGCGATCCGGGGCCATCCGCGGGCTCGTCGAACGCACGCCGCTGACCCGGCCGGTCGTCAAGCGCTTCATCTCCGGTGACGACGTGGACGCCGCGATCGCCACCACCGGCGAGGTGCTGGCCGACGGCCGGCTGGTCACCCTCGACCACCTCGGCGAGGACACCCGCGACGCGGCGCAGGCCACCGGCACCGTCGAGGCCTACCTGGAGCTGCTGGGCCGCTTGCAGAAGGCGGGCTACGCCGACCGGGCCGAGGTGTCGGTCAAGCTGTCCGCGGTGGGCCAGTTCCTGCCCGTGGACGGCGAGAAGATCGCGCTGGAGAACGCGCGCAGGATCTGCTCCGCCGCCGGGGTCGTGGGCACCACGGTCACCCTCGACATGGAGGACCACACCACCACCGACTCGACGCTGGGCATCCTGCGCGAGCTGCGGGTGGACTTCCCGTGGGTCGGCGCGGTGCTCCAGGCCTACCTCAAGCGCACCGAGCAGGACTGCCGGGACCTGGCGCACGCCGGGTCGCGGGTCCGGCTGTGCAAGGGCGCGTACCAGGAGCCGGCCTCGGTCGCGTTCCAGGACAAGGCCGAGGTCGACCTGTCCTACGTGCGCTGCCTGAAGGTGCTGATGGCCGGCAAGGGCTACCCGATGGTCGCCTCGCACGACCCGAGGCTGATCGCGATCGCCGCCGACCTGGCGTCGGAGCGGTCGAAGGACAGCTACGAGTTCCAGATGCTCTACGGCATCCGGCCCGAGGAGCAGCGCCGGCTCGCCGCCGACGGCAACCGGATGCGGGTCTACCTGCCCTACGGCGACGAGTGGTACGGCTACTTCATGCGGCGGCTCGCCGAGCGCCCGGCGAACGTGGCGTTCTTCCTGCGCGCCATGCTCACCAAGAGCTAG
- a CDS encoding nucleoside/nucleotide kinase family protein, whose translation MKVRPLTPQTLVAELVERTDGPRTAWTRVLLDGAPPARPDALADALVEPLRARGRPVLRVSAGDFLRPASVRLEFGHTDPDSFRDSWLDTGGLLREVLDPLEPGGTGRVLPSLWNAAADRASRADYVTLPEGGVLLLDGTLLLDKWLPAELTVHLWLSEAALARQTAPGQAWTLPAYAGYEPAADVIVRYDHPTRPALVGSLD comes from the coding sequence GTGAAGGTCCGACCGCTGACCCCGCAGACCCTCGTCGCCGAACTGGTCGAGCGGACCGACGGGCCGCGCACGGCGTGGACCCGGGTGCTGCTTGACGGCGCGCCGCCGGCCCGCCCGGACGCCCTCGCCGACGCCCTGGTGGAGCCGCTGCGGGCCCGGGGCCGCCCGGTGCTGCGGGTGTCCGCCGGCGACTTCCTGCGCCCCGCCTCGGTCCGCCTGGAGTTCGGCCACACCGACCCCGACTCGTTCCGGGACAGCTGGCTGGACACCGGCGGCCTGCTCCGCGAGGTGCTCGACCCGCTGGAGCCGGGCGGCACCGGCCGGGTGCTGCCCTCGCTGTGGAACGCCGCCGCCGACCGAGCCAGCCGGGCCGACTACGTCACCCTGCCCGAGGGCGGCGTGCTGCTGCTGGACGGGACCCTGCTGCTGGACAAGTGGCTGCCCGCCGAGCTGACCGTGCACCTGTGGCTGTCGGAGGCCGCGCTGGCCCGCCAGACCGCGCCCGGACAGGCGTGGACGCTGCCCGCGTACGCCGGCTACGAACCGGCGGCGGATGTGATCGTGCGCTACGACCACCCCACCAGGCCCGCTCTGGTGGGTAGTCTCGACTGA
- the pruA gene encoding L-glutamate gamma-semialdehyde dehydrogenase, with protein MDAVTRVPVPVNEPVLNYAPGSTERAQLQAKLAELAKEPTELTLTIGGEQRVGGGERFDVVQPHNHRAVLGTLHGATTQDTRDAIAAAQQAAPAWRALSFDDRAAILLKAADLLAGPWRQTLNAATMLGQSKTAIQAEIDAACELIDFWRFNVAFGRQLTAEQPQSSPGVWNRTDHRPLEGFVYAVTPFNFTAIAGNLPTAPALMGSVVLWKPSPTQSLAAHLTLRLLEEAGLPPGVINLLPGDGLAVSEVALTHPDLAGIHFTGSTRTFQHLWGQVGANIAGYRSYPRIVGETGGKDFVLAHPSADVDVLRTALVRGAFEYQGQKCSAASRAYVPRSVWNRVKDDFISDVESLTMGDVTDLSNFLGAVIDRRSFDKLSGVLEAAKGDPKLEVAAGGTADDSDGFFVRPTVILGSDPSHEVFTTEYFGPVLAVHVFDDADYDTVLKQMESAAPYGLTGAIIARDRAAIAHAQNELRFAAGNFYVNDKPTGAVVGQQPFGGGRASGTNDKAGSVHNLLRWVSPRSIKETFAAPTSHRYPHQG; from the coding sequence GTGGATGCCGTGACCAGGGTCCCCGTGCCGGTGAACGAGCCCGTCCTGAACTACGCCCCCGGCTCGACCGAGCGGGCGCAGCTGCAGGCCAAGCTGGCCGAGCTGGCCAAGGAGCCCACCGAACTGACCCTGACCATCGGCGGCGAGCAGCGGGTCGGCGGTGGCGAGCGCTTCGACGTCGTCCAGCCGCACAACCACCGCGCCGTCCTGGGCACCCTGCACGGCGCGACCACCCAGGACACCCGGGACGCTATCGCCGCCGCCCAGCAGGCCGCCCCGGCGTGGCGCGCGCTGTCCTTCGACGACCGCGCGGCCATCCTGCTCAAGGCCGCCGACCTGCTGGCCGGCCCGTGGCGGCAGACGCTGAACGCGGCCACCATGCTCGGCCAGTCCAAGACCGCGATCCAGGCCGAGATCGACGCCGCCTGCGAGCTGATCGACTTCTGGCGCTTCAACGTGGCCTTCGGCCGGCAGCTCACCGCCGAGCAGCCGCAGTCCTCGCCCGGCGTGTGGAACCGCACCGACCACCGCCCGCTGGAGGGCTTCGTCTACGCGGTCACCCCGTTCAACTTCACCGCCATCGCGGGCAACCTGCCCACCGCGCCCGCCCTGATGGGCAGCGTGGTGCTGTGGAAGCCGTCGCCCACCCAGAGCCTCGCCGCGCACCTGACCCTGCGGCTGCTCGAGGAGGCCGGCCTGCCGCCGGGCGTGATCAACCTGCTGCCCGGTGACGGCCTGGCCGTGTCCGAGGTCGCGCTGACCCACCCGGACCTGGCCGGCATCCACTTCACCGGCTCGACCCGGACGTTCCAGCACCTGTGGGGCCAGGTCGGCGCGAACATCGCCGGCTACCGCTCCTACCCGCGCATCGTCGGCGAGACCGGCGGCAAGGACTTCGTGCTCGCGCACCCGTCGGCCGACGTCGACGTGCTGCGCACCGCGCTGGTCCGCGGCGCGTTCGAGTACCAGGGCCAGAAGTGCTCCGCCGCGTCCCGCGCCTACGTGCCGCGCTCGGTGTGGAACCGGGTCAAGGACGACTTCATCTCCGACGTCGAGTCGCTGACCATGGGCGACGTCACCGACCTGTCGAACTTCCTCGGCGCGGTCATCGACCGGCGCTCGTTCGACAAGCTGTCCGGCGTGCTGGAGGCCGCGAAGGGCGACCCGAAGCTGGAGGTCGCGGCCGGCGGCACCGCCGACGACTCGGACGGCTTCTTCGTGCGCCCCACCGTGATCCTGGGCTCCGACCCGTCGCACGAGGTGTTCACCACCGAGTACTTCGGCCCGGTGCTGGCCGTGCACGTGTTCGACGACGCCGACTACGACACCGTGCTCAAGCAGATGGAGAGCGCCGCCCCGTACGGCCTCACCGGCGCGATCATCGCGCGCGACCGCGCCGCCATCGCGCACGCGCAGAACGAGCTCCGGTTCGCCGCGGGCAACTTCTACGTCAACGACAAGCCGACCGGCGCGGTCGTCGGGCAGCAGCCGTTCGGCGGCGGCCGGGCGTCGGGCACCAACGACAAGGCGGGCTCGGTGCACAACCTGCTGCGCTGGGTCAGCCCCCGTTCCATCAAGGAGACGTTCGCGGCTCCGACTTCCCACCGCTACCCGCACCAGGGGTGA
- a CDS encoding DUF6412 domain-containing protein, with protein sequence MARLQVLLALWLPGLFALTLPHSPADLLAVVTAVAVVLLLLSAAPTAQTVPTWARSLSLREKALKSAFLRLRDPDAAGRPRPRAPGLGLSA encoded by the coding sequence GTGGCCAGGTTGCAGGTGCTGCTCGCGCTCTGGCTGCCGGGCCTGTTCGCGCTCACCCTCCCGCACTCGCCGGCCGACCTGCTGGCGGTCGTCACGGCCGTCGCCGTCGTCCTGCTGCTGCTCTCCGCCGCGCCGACGGCGCAGACCGTCCCGACCTGGGCGCGGTCCCTCTCGTTGCGCGAGAAGGCCCTGAAATCGGCTTTCCTGCGCCTGCGCGACCCCGACGCCGCAGGGCGTCCCCGTCCACGAGCACCGGGACTCGGCCTGAGCGCCTGA
- a CDS encoding class I SAM-dependent methyltransferase: protein MAAIVTALGDARSIVDVGAGTGSYEPGDRAVLAVEPSGEMIRQRPPDACPAVRAIAEALPVRDNAVDAALAVLTVHHWTDWRRGLAELRRVAPRQVVLAYDTRLHTEFWFVREYVPEIADLELGRPSAPDIAHELGAESVTPLPLPWDFTDGVFPAYWRRPTAYLDPRVRRACSALAQTDPGAVERGVRRLREDLDTGRWHDRHRDLLDRDHWDAGFRLIVAGT, encoded by the coding sequence ATGGCGGCGATCGTCACGGCGCTCGGTGACGCGCGTTCGATCGTCGACGTGGGCGCGGGCACGGGCTCCTACGAGCCGGGCGACCGGGCGGTGCTCGCCGTCGAACCCTCCGGCGAGATGATCCGCCAACGACCACCGGACGCCTGCCCCGCCGTCCGCGCGATCGCCGAAGCCCTGCCGGTCCGTGACAACGCGGTCGACGCCGCGCTGGCGGTGCTCACCGTCCACCACTGGACCGACTGGCGGCGCGGGCTCGCCGAGCTGCGACGGGTTGCGCCGCGCCAGGTCGTGCTCGCCTACGACACCCGCCTGCACACCGAGTTCTGGTTCGTCCGCGAGTACGTGCCCGAGATCGCCGACCTGGAACTGGGCCGACCCTCCGCACCCGACATCGCGCACGAGCTGGGTGCCGAGAGCGTCACGCCGCTGCCGCTGCCCTGGGACTTCACCGACGGGGTCTTCCCCGCCTACTGGCGACGCCCGACCGCCTACCTCGACCCCCGCGTCCGCCGCGCCTGCTCGGCACTCGCGCAGACCGACCCCGGCGCGGTCGAACGGGGCGTGCGACGGCTGCGCGAGGACCTCGACACCGGCCGCTGGCACGACCGCCACCGGGACCTCCTCGACCGCGACCACTGGGACGCCGGCTTCCGCCTCATCGTGGCGGGCACCTGA
- a CDS encoding DUF402 domain-containing protein, with protein MGFFAPGDVALRREVLHGRPWAVTPTRVVEDGPDLLAVFTVPGTRFGFPPHPVPHHWRELGRERWNGHGKLQLHRPGDAYSVDLYWQGDADDRRFAGWYLNLQDPFRRTPLGFDTLDHELDYWVPVGGGWTDRDREEFEAQVAQGKYTAEQGDAIRRTGKEIEAMLDAGTTWWDPAWSEFAPDPGWPVPALPAGWEDYPQP; from the coding sequence ATGGGGTTCTTCGCGCCGGGGGACGTGGCGTTGCGCCGGGAAGTGCTGCACGGCCGGCCGTGGGCGGTCACGCCGACCAGGGTGGTCGAGGACGGGCCGGACCTGCTGGCCGTCTTCACCGTGCCGGGCACCCGGTTCGGGTTCCCGCCGCACCCCGTCCCGCACCACTGGCGGGAGCTGGGCCGGGAGCGCTGGAACGGCCACGGCAAGCTCCAGCTGCACCGCCCCGGCGACGCCTACTCGGTCGACCTCTACTGGCAGGGCGACGCCGACGACCGCCGCTTCGCCGGCTGGTACCTCAACCTGCAGGACCCGTTCCGGCGCACGCCGCTGGGGTTCGACACGCTCGACCACGAGCTGGACTACTGGGTGCCGGTCGGCGGCGGCTGGACCGACCGGGACCGCGAGGAGTTCGAGGCGCAGGTCGCGCAGGGCAAGTACACCGCCGAGCAGGGCGACGCGATCCGCCGCACCGGCAAGGAGATCGAGGCCATGCTGGACGCCGGCACGACCTGGTGGGACCCGGCGTGGTCGGAGTTCGCCCCGGACCCCGGCTGGCCGGTGCCGGCGCTGCCGGCCGGCTGGGAGGACTACCCGCAGCCGTGA
- a CDS encoding fatty acid desaturase family protein, with protein MNLDASPRRGSDFAELSRSVKQAGLLDRRIGFYVLCLVGGIAALGATITAMVVVGDSWWQLALAALLAVVFTQLAFLGHDAGHRQMFATNKVNGAIGLVLGNLLVGVGFGWWMGKHNRHHANPNHEDEDPDVDIAVLAFSAEQAQRKRGFFRWVVKHQAWLFFPLLLLEGFSLHAISIGAAVRREVRGWQVELVLFAVHVVAYFGLVFTIMSPGKAIAFIALHQGLFGVYMGCSFAPNHKGMPVLTAGHQLDFLRKQVLTSRNVTGGWFTDFLLGGLNYQIEHHLFPNMPRPHLRHAQKLVRDFCHEKSISYAECGLFRSYGYVLEFLHEAGAELRDTDRLAPSTSK; from the coding sequence GTGAACCTCGATGCGTCGCCCAGGCGCGGCAGTGACTTCGCGGAGTTGTCCAGGTCGGTCAAGCAGGCGGGTCTGCTCGACCGCCGGATCGGCTTCTACGTGCTGTGCCTGGTCGGCGGCATCGCCGCACTGGGCGCGACCATCACCGCGATGGTGGTGGTCGGTGACTCGTGGTGGCAGCTGGCCCTGGCGGCCCTGCTCGCCGTCGTGTTCACCCAGCTCGCGTTCCTCGGCCACGACGCGGGCCACCGGCAGATGTTCGCCACCAACAAGGTCAACGGCGCTATCGGCCTGGTGCTGGGGAACCTGCTGGTCGGCGTCGGCTTCGGGTGGTGGATGGGCAAGCACAACCGGCACCACGCCAACCCCAACCACGAGGACGAGGACCCGGACGTCGACATCGCCGTGCTGGCGTTCAGCGCCGAGCAGGCGCAGCGCAAGCGGGGCTTCTTCCGCTGGGTGGTGAAGCACCAGGCGTGGCTGTTCTTCCCGCTGCTGCTGCTCGAAGGCTTCAGCCTGCACGCCATCAGCATCGGTGCCGCCGTCCGCCGCGAGGTGCGCGGCTGGCAGGTGGAGCTGGTGCTGTTCGCGGTCCACGTCGTCGCCTACTTCGGCCTGGTCTTCACGATCATGTCCCCCGGCAAGGCCATCGCGTTCATCGCCCTGCACCAGGGCCTGTTCGGCGTGTACATGGGCTGCTCGTTCGCCCCGAACCACAAGGGCATGCCGGTGCTCACCGCCGGCCACCAGCTGGACTTCCTGCGCAAGCAGGTCCTGACGTCCCGCAACGTGACCGGCGGCTGGTTCACCGACTTCCTGCTCGGCGGCCTCAACTACCAGATCGAGCACCACCTGTTCCCGAACATGCCGCGGCCGCACCTGCGCCACGCGCAGAAGCTGGTCCGCGACTTCTGCCACGAGAAGTCGATCTCCTACGCCGAGTGCGGGCTGTTCAGGTCCTACGGCTACGTGCTGGAGTTCCTGCACGAGGCGGGAGCTGAACTGCGCGATACAGATAGGCTCGCTCCATCAACGTCCAAGTAG